CAACCTCCGGCTAGAGGGCAGCCCAGAGGCCCCACAGGGCTTTCTGCACGTGCTGGAGGGCAAGACAGACGCTGCAGCCCGTCACATTCCGCTCACGCCGCGCTCGCGGGAAATGCTGCTCGCTAGGCGGCAATTGGTGAATGGGTCGAAGTACGTTTTCCCCGGTCCTGGCAAGTCTGGGCACCTGGCCACAATTCAGCACGCGCACGAGAAAGGAATCCGCGATGCTGGATTGCAGCCCTTCGAGTTCTACTGCTGGCGTCATACCTTCGGCACCCGCTGTGCCGAGAGCGGCATGGACAAGTTCACGCTCGCTCGCCTTATGGGGCACAGCTCGCCCCGCGTGGCGGAGCGCTACTACATCCACGTGACCGAGCCGCACGTGATGACGGGCTTCGAGCGCTTCCTGAACTACCACGCCAGCAAGCTTGTTGATGCTGTCCCGAAGCAGACGGATCGAGTGCAGTAGGGTCAAAATGTCAGAAAGGGGGCACAGTTTGGGGCACAGTTTTCCAGCAGGAGCGTGTAAGTTACTGACGGCAAAGAGCACGTTAGTAGATTCTCAATCTTCAAACCCGGGTTCGATTCCCGGTAGCGCTACCAAACCTTCTCAATGCTTCCCCTACTTCACGCACGGTGAATTCCTACAAGGGATCTGGCGGCAGGGGACTTGTCATCCTGAGGAGCGCAGCGAAGAAAGGAACTGCGGGTTTCGGCCGAGGAATTCCGTACCTGTGGCGGGAACCTGTAGATCCTTCGCTGCGCTC
The window above is part of the Terriglobales bacterium genome. Proteins encoded here:
- a CDS encoding tyrosine-type recombinase/integrase, which encodes NLRLEGSPEAPQGFLHVLEGKTDAAARHIPLTPRSREMLLARRQLVNGSKYVFPGPGKSGHLATIQHAHEKGIRDAGLQPFEFYCWRHTFGTRCAESGMDKFTLARLMGHSSPRVAERYYIHVTEPHVMTGFERFLNYHASKLVDAVPKQTDRVQ